Proteins co-encoded in one Bacteroidota bacterium genomic window:
- the topA gene encoding type I DNA topoisomerase, which produces MSKNLVIVESPAKAKTIEGFLGSDYIVKSSFGHVRDLAKKDFGVDIANNFTPNYEVSEDKLKVVNELKKLSKAASTVWLASDEDREGEAISWHLFETLNLDEKKTKRIVFHEITKTAILAAIEKPRKIDKHLVDAQQARRILDRLVGFELSPVLWKKIKPSLSAGRVQSVAVRLIVEREREISAHISTSAFRVTATFEVKSGALLKAELPKRFATESEANAFLQECIGSNFTVQNLEVKPGKKSPSAPFTTSTLQQEASRKLGFSVAQTMTLAQRLYESGKITYMRTDSVNLSELAMSTIKSEINSAYGEKYHQPRQYKTKSKGAQEAHEAIRPTYINHKNIEGENNEKRLYDLIWKRTIASQMSDAVLEKTIATIDISKSKEKFIAQGEVLKFDGFLKVYMEGTDDENTEEQEGMLPSIEVGELLKMLETNAVQRYSNHPPRYTEASLVKKLEELGIGRPSTYAPTISTVQKRGYVVKEDREGVQRMYQVLNLKDSRISKEVKTENTGAEKSKLFPSDIGMVVTDFLLKNFDEIMDYNFTAYVEEEFDIIAEGKLNWTKMLADFYKPFHAHVESTLENTERASGERLLGIDPVSKKNIYARIGRFGALIQLGESGDDADKPKFASLRGNQRLESISLEEALELFKLPRITGTYEGKEMQVNIGRFGPYIRHNSAFYSLKKEDDPMTITEARSIELIEAKRKADREKLILSFKENPSVQVLNGRWGPYIAIDKNNYKIPKGTEPTTLTLEECLAIAAAAPPPKYKAAAAKKAAPVSTEKGKKASTKKAVAKKSAAKKAPAKKPAAAKGAVKSSAASKSKSGKRK; this is translated from the coding sequence ATGTCGAAAAATCTGGTAATTGTTGAGTCACCTGCCAAAGCCAAAACCATTGAAGGATTTCTTGGTTCAGATTACATCGTTAAATCCAGCTTTGGACATGTGCGTGATTTGGCTAAGAAGGATTTTGGAGTAGACATAGCCAATAATTTTACACCTAATTATGAAGTGTCGGAAGACAAACTCAAGGTAGTAAATGAACTCAAAAAACTTTCAAAGGCAGCCAGTACAGTTTGGTTAGCAAGTGATGAGGACCGCGAAGGAGAGGCAATTTCATGGCATTTGTTTGAAACCTTAAATTTGGATGAAAAGAAAACCAAGCGAATCGTTTTTCATGAAATAACTAAGACAGCCATACTAGCTGCGATTGAAAAACCACGTAAAATTGATAAGCACTTAGTTGATGCTCAACAAGCTCGACGTATTTTAGATCGACTTGTGGGTTTTGAATTATCACCGGTTTTATGGAAAAAGATTAAGCCCTCACTTTCTGCCGGCCGAGTGCAGTCTGTTGCAGTGCGGCTTATTGTTGAACGCGAACGAGAAATTTCAGCACATATTAGTACTTCAGCATTTCGAGTAACAGCAACTTTCGAAGTTAAAAGTGGAGCACTATTAAAAGCTGAACTACCCAAACGTTTTGCCACTGAAAGTGAAGCAAATGCTTTTTTGCAGGAATGCATCGGATCGAATTTCACGGTTCAAAATTTAGAAGTAAAGCCGGGTAAAAAATCACCATCTGCACCATTTACTACTTCAACATTGCAGCAAGAAGCCAGCAGAAAATTGGGTTTTTCAGTAGCACAAACCATGACACTGGCACAGCGACTGTATGAATCGGGTAAAATTACCTACATGCGTACCGATTCGGTAAACTTATCGGAGCTTGCAATGTCCACAATTAAGTCGGAAATAAATTCTGCATACGGTGAAAAATATCATCAGCCACGTCAGTATAAAACCAAAAGCAAAGGAGCGCAAGAAGCGCACGAAGCAATTCGTCCAACATACATCAATCACAAGAATATTGAAGGGGAGAACAATGAAAAACGATTGTATGATTTAATTTGGAAACGAACAATAGCTTCCCAAATGAGCGATGCGGTGCTCGAAAAAACGATTGCAACAATTGACATTTCAAAAAGCAAAGAAAAATTTATTGCACAAGGCGAAGTGTTAAAGTTTGATGGTTTTTTAAAAGTGTACATGGAAGGTACCGACGATGAAAACACCGAAGAACAGGAAGGAATGCTTCCTTCAATAGAAGTTGGTGAATTGTTGAAAATGCTTGAAACAAATGCTGTACAACGCTACTCAAACCATCCACCAAGATATACTGAAGCAAGTCTTGTAAAAAAACTGGAAGAATTAGGAATTGGACGACCATCGACGTATGCTCCAACAATTTCAACGGTACAAAAAAGAGGGTATGTTGTAAAAGAGGATAGGGAAGGTGTACAGCGAATGTACCAAGTACTTAACTTAAAGGATAGCCGTATTTCAAAAGAAGTGAAAACGGAAAACACCGGAGCTGAAAAATCAAAGTTATTTCCATCAGATATTGGAATGGTAGTAACCGATTTTCTATTGAAAAATTTTGACGAGATAATGGACTATAACTTTACAGCTTATGTAGAGGAAGAGTTTGATATTATTGCAGAAGGTAAATTAAATTGGACAAAGATGTTGGCCGATTTTTACAAACCTTTTCATGCTCATGTTGAAAGTACACTTGAGAATACTGAACGAGCTAGTGGTGAGCGATTGCTCGGAATTGACCCGGTAAGTAAAAAAAATATTTACGCACGTATTGGGCGCTTTGGAGCTTTGATACAGCTTGGTGAATCTGGAGATGATGCAGATAAACCCAAATTTGCAAGTTTACGTGGAAACCAGCGCCTCGAGAGTATTTCGCTGGAAGAAGCACTTGAGTTATTTAAACTGCCGCGTATCACCGGCACCTACGAAGGCAAAGAAATGCAAGTGAATATTGGTCGTTTTGGACCCTATATTCGCCATAATTCGGCATTTTATTCTTTAAAAAAGGAAGACGATCCGATGACGATAACCGAAGCCAGAAGCATTGAATTAATTGAAGCAAAAAGAAAGGCAGATCGCGAAAAATTAATCCTTTCTTTTAAAGAAAATCCAAGTGTTCAGGTACTTAATGGGCGATGGGGACCTTATATTGCAATTGATAAGAACAACTATAAAATTCCAAAAGGAACTGAACCTACTACACTTACTTTGGAAGAATGCCTTGCAATAGCAGCTGCAGCTCCTCCACCTAAGTACAAAGCAGCTGCAGCAAAGAAAGCAGCTCCTGTATCAACTGAAAAAGGGAAAAAGGCAAGTACCAAAAAAGCAGTTGCTAAAAAATCTGCTGCAAAAAAAGCACCTGCTAAAAAACCGGCTGCTGCAAAAGGAGCAGTAAAAAGTAGTGCAGCTTCAAAAAGCAAGTCTGGAAAAAGGAAATAG
- a CDS encoding formimidoylglutamase, translating into MDISIYFEPLQQSGILHPDAYQPAQLGKIIRQHTSTGFPDMEGVQLAIIGVKEDRKSVANSGCAKAPDVVRNYLYKLYQPHLPVVIADLGNINPGFTIEDTYFAVANTVKELVKKNIVPIILGGGQDLTYANYQAYEALEQVVNIVSVDSKFDLGEMNQALDSQSYLSKIILHQPNYLFNFSNIGYQTYFVDKHSIELMSKLFFDAHRLGYVRSNIEEVEPIVRNADIVSFDMSCIRYSDAPGNRNATPNGFYGEEACKIARYAGMSDKLSSIGFYELNPEVDQAEQSSHLLAQMIWYFMEGFCNRKKDFPMGSRGDFIKYRVFIQNNKYEIVFYKSPKSDRWWMDVPYPPNKKIKYERHHLVPCSYQDYQTACNEDMPDKWWLTFQKLC; encoded by the coding sequence ATGGATATTTCTATTTATTTCGAGCCGTTGCAGCAAAGCGGAATTTTACACCCTGATGCTTACCAGCCGGCGCAATTAGGAAAGATTATTCGTCAACACACTTCTACTGGATTTCCGGATATGGAAGGTGTTCAACTCGCAATTATTGGCGTAAAGGAGGATCGAAAATCAGTAGCTAATTCAGGTTGTGCAAAAGCACCAGATGTGGTTCGAAATTACTTGTACAAGCTGTATCAACCCCACCTACCAGTTGTTATTGCTGATTTGGGAAATATTAATCCTGGATTTACCATTGAGGATACCTATTTTGCGGTTGCAAACACTGTTAAAGAACTTGTAAAGAAGAACATCGTACCCATTATTTTAGGAGGAGGTCAAGATCTTACCTATGCCAATTATCAAGCATATGAAGCACTCGAACAGGTTGTAAATATTGTTTCAGTGGATTCAAAATTTGATTTAGGAGAGATGAATCAGGCATTGGATTCGCAATCGTATCTGAGTAAGATTATTTTACACCAACCTAACTATTTATTCAATTTCAGTAACATTGGATATCAAACTTATTTTGTTGACAAGCATTCGATAGAGCTAATGTCGAAATTGTTTTTTGATGCGCACCGCTTAGGTTATGTACGTTCAAACATTGAAGAGGTTGAACCAATTGTAAGAAATGCCGATATAGTTAGTTTTGATATGTCTTGTATTCGCTATTCAGATGCACCTGGCAACCGGAACGCAACTCCCAATGGGTTTTATGGTGAAGAGGCTTGTAAAATTGCTCGGTATGCAGGTATGAGTGATAAATTATCTTCAATTGGGTTTTATGAATTAAATCCTGAAGTTGATCAGGCAGAGCAAAGTTCTCATTTACTTGCTCAAATGATTTGGTACTTTATGGAAGGATTTTGCAACCGTAAAAAGGATTTCCCAATGGGTAGCCGCGGCGATTTTATTAAGTACCGTGTGTTTATTCAAAATAATAAATACGAAATTGTATTTTACAAGAGTCCTAAAAGTGATCGTTGGTGGATGGATGTTCCGTATCCTCCCAATAAAAAAATTAAGTACGAACGACACCACTTGGTGCCTTGCAGCTATCAGGATTATCAAACCGCATGCAACGAGGATATGCCGGATAAATGGTGGTTAACTTTTCAAAAGCTGTGTTAA
- a CDS encoding type IX secretion system membrane protein PorP/SprF, translating to MKKTLTACLILIASFTYAQQDPQVSHYMYNRLGYNPGYAGANGSICATLIGRQQWVGFDGAPKTNVLSIDAPVKLLHGGLGLTVATDKLGFENNFFGKLSYAFRMPLGNDGNLGIGIEAGMYNKSINGNWVATDDVTSDKSIPVGKAADNTFDIGFGLHYHTPKLYVGLSSTHLNQGKIEKGNLNFEIARHYYVTAGYNYDINETFTLRPSLLVKSVGSATTLDVNVNVLYNNLLWLGVSYRTSDAVVPMVGFQKAFNAKSAFKVGYAYDVTTSKLKTQSNGSHELMLGFCYTIVPKTTTTKYKNVRFL from the coding sequence ATGAAAAAAACACTTACTGCCTGCCTTATTCTCATCGCTTCTTTCACTTACGCACAACAGGATCCACAAGTTAGTCATTACATGTATAACCGTTTAGGATACAATCCAGGATATGCAGGTGCAAATGGTTCTATTTGTGCCACATTAATAGGAAGACAACAATGGGTTGGATTTGATGGTGCTCCTAAAACAAATGTTTTATCTATTGATGCACCGGTTAAATTACTTCACGGAGGATTAGGATTAACTGTTGCAACTGATAAGCTTGGTTTTGAAAATAACTTTTTTGGTAAATTATCTTATGCATTCAGAATGCCGCTTGGTAATGATGGTAATTTAGGTATCGGTATTGAAGCAGGAATGTACAATAAATCTATCAATGGAAATTGGGTAGCAACGGATGATGTTACAAGTGATAAATCTATTCCTGTTGGAAAAGCGGCTGATAATACTTTCGATATTGGTTTTGGATTACACTACCATACACCAAAATTGTATGTTGGATTATCTTCAACACACTTAAATCAAGGTAAAATTGAAAAAGGAAATTTGAATTTTGAAATAGCACGTCACTATTATGTAACTGCTGGTTATAATTACGATATTAACGAAACCTTTACATTGCGCCCATCTTTATTGGTTAAGTCAGTAGGTTCGGCTACCACTTTAGATGTTAATGTGAATGTTTTATACAATAATTTACTATGGCTTGGCGTTAGTTACCGAACTTCTGATGCAGTTGTGCCAATGGTAGGTTTCCAAAAGGCGTTTAATGCAAAGAGTGCTTTCAAAGTTGGGTATGCATACGATGTAACTACATCAAAGCTTAAAACACAGAGCAATGGTAGTCATGAGTTAATGTTAGGTTTCTGCTACACCATAGTACCTAAAACAACTACCACAAAATACAAGAACGTTCGTTTCCTATAA
- a CDS encoding SUMF1/EgtB/PvdO family nonheme iron enzyme — MNHLLENIKKVIYFILLAVVLQSCASGDDGQLIGAQNRETWYDFNPYGMLSIPLGSFQMGPSDQDVPYSQTTQAKTVSIQSFYMDETEITNNEYRQFVNWVRDSIARRKIAEAGNEDFLQAENEEEPDFRQLNWEERLRWDDEDAKEALMDMFLPVNERYYHRKEIDARKLDFEYYWIDLKEAARKSNREQGMTDRSVFIKKDVINVYPDTLAWIHDFTYSFNEPMTNMYFWHPAYDDYPVVGVTWKQARAFCIWRTQLINGARMAQELTLLQDFRLPTETEWEYASRGGLALSPYPWGGPYIRNIRGCFLANFKPLRGNYTDDGGLNTLKVATYNPNDYGLYDMAGNVSEWTSNAFDESAYNFSHDMNPDYVYEATENDPVALKRKVIRGGSWKDVSYYLQNGSRTYEYQDTAKCYLGFRCVMTYLGRVPGDEQ; from the coding sequence ATGAATCATCTTTTAGAAAACATCAAAAAGGTAATCTATTTTATTCTTTTAGCAGTTGTTCTTCAAAGTTGTGCCAGTGGCGACGACGGACAGTTGATTGGAGCTCAAAACAGAGAGACTTGGTATGATTTCAACCCTTATGGAATGTTGAGTATTCCACTTGGAAGCTTTCAAATGGGTCCAAGTGATCAGGATGTTCCTTATTCACAAACAACTCAAGCTAAAACGGTTTCTATTCAGTCCTTTTATATGGACGAAACAGAAATCACTAACAATGAGTATCGTCAGTTTGTAAACTGGGTGCGCGATTCAATTGCACGTCGTAAAATTGCCGAAGCAGGAAATGAAGATTTCTTACAGGCAGAAAACGAAGAGGAGCCTGATTTCAGACAATTAAATTGGGAAGAACGTTTGAGATGGGACGATGAGGATGCAAAGGAAGCATTAATGGATATGTTTTTACCAGTGAATGAGCGTTATTATCACAGAAAAGAAATTGATGCTCGTAAATTGGATTTTGAATATTACTGGATTGACTTAAAAGAGGCTGCTCGTAAAAGTAACCGTGAGCAAGGAATGACCGACCGTTCGGTATTTATTAAGAAGGATGTTATTAATGTATATCCTGATACCTTGGCTTGGATTCATGATTTCACATACTCATTTAATGAGCCAATGACCAATATGTATTTCTGGCACCCGGCTTATGATGATTATCCGGTGGTTGGGGTAACTTGGAAACAGGCGCGTGCTTTTTGTATTTGGAGAACTCAATTAATAAATGGTGCCCGAATGGCGCAAGAGTTAACACTTCTACAAGATTTTAGATTACCTACAGAAACAGAGTGGGAATATGCTTCACGTGGAGGATTGGCATTATCGCCTTATCCTTGGGGAGGTCCTTACATACGTAATATACGTGGATGTTTCTTAGCCAACTTTAAACCGCTTCGTGGAAACTATACCGATGATGGTGGTTTAAATACATTAAAAGTAGCTACTTATAATCCAAATGATTATGGATTGTATGATATGGCTGGAAATGTGTCAGAATGGACAAGTAATGCATTTGATGAGTCTGCATACAATTTTTCTCACGATATGAATCCGGATTATGTATATGAAGCAACTGAAAATGATCCGGTGGCTTTAAAAAGAAAAGTTATTCGTGGTGGTTCTTGGAAGGATGTTTCCTACTACCTTCAAAATGGTTCACGTACCTACGAATATCAAGATACAGCTAAATGTTACTTAGGATTTAGATGTGTAATGACATATTTGGGAAGAGTTCCTGGAGATGAACAATAA
- the gldL gene encoding gliding motility protein GldL → MGIIQKLQSKKGKTFMGYLYGWGASIVIVGAMFKIQHWPGAGPMLVAGLSIEAVIFFFSAFEPIHEEDDWSLVYPELRGADEHGASRHKDSKSKKDPIAAELDKMLSEAKIGPELIESLGSGMRSLSEQAGKLTNITDATVATQGYVDNIKGATSSVGQLAQSYLKASEALTGLTSTNLDGQVYGEQLVAVSKNLSALNAVYELQLQGANDHLKVSNKMYEGMNQLIDNLSGSVDDTRKYKDEVGKLATNLSSLNTIYGNMLTAMNYNR, encoded by the coding sequence ATGGGAATCATTCAAAAACTTCAGTCAAAAAAAGGAAAAACATTCATGGGTTATCTTTATGGATGGGGAGCTTCAATCGTAATTGTGGGAGCGATGTTTAAGATTCAGCACTGGCCGGGTGCAGGACCCATGTTGGTTGCCGGTTTGTCAATTGAAGCAGTAATTTTCTTTTTCTCGGCTTTTGAACCAATTCATGAAGAGGATGATTGGAGTTTAGTTTATCCTGAATTAAGAGGAGCAGATGAACATGGAGCTAGCCGTCATAAAGATTCAAAAAGTAAAAAAGATCCAATTGCAGCTGAACTTGATAAGATGTTGAGCGAAGCGAAGATAGGACCAGAGTTAATTGAAAGCTTAGGTTCAGGAATGCGTAGTTTGAGTGAGCAAGCCGGAAAATTAACCAACATTACGGATGCGACTGTTGCAACACAAGGTTATGTTGACAATATTAAGGGAGCTACAAGTTCGGTAGGTCAATTAGCACAAAGTTATTTAAAGGCTTCAGAAGCATTAACCGGTTTAACTAGCACTAACCTAGATGGACAGGTTTACGGAGAGCAGTTGGTGGCAGTTTCTAAAAATTTATCAGCGTTAAATGCTGTTTATGAGTTACAGCTACAAGGTGCTAACGATCATTTGAAAGTTTCAAATAAAATGTACGAGGGCATGAATCAGTTAATTGATAATTTATCAGGTTCTGTTGACGATACTAGAAAGTACAAGGATGAAGTTGGAAAACTTGCAACCAACTTGAGTTCATTGAATACCATTTATGGTAACATGCTTACCGCAATGAATTACAATAGATAA
- the gldM gene encoding gliding motility protein GldM, giving the protein MSAKGTPRQKMIGMMYLVLTALLALNVSKEILDSFIIVNDGLEKTNENFSKKNEKVYSDFDAANTKDPKKTGPYYERAKKAQKISADLIKYIKSIKTKLLSETDKITMETADSMHLEYLQSKDNYTIPSEIMIGSNPETPKTGEYTAADLKSKINAARAEFIKLFDNPPGQELFLPVVKQQMENKLGMKTPDPKPKEGEVRTWETTNFEHIPLAAIITILSGIQADVKNAEADVVNQLFQSVKGQDFTFDKLSAKVIAKSSYIIAGDEYSADVLLVASNSTTNPKIIVGDTSKLKTGGEGKELPVEGGLGKYTIRTSAEGLQKWSGVIKVEKPGRPGEFDSYPFSSEYQVAKPAAAVSATKMNVFYIGVDNPVDISAAGVAPENIVASLAGNGGTLTKLSSGKYNVRVVSGSNKCTISVGAKMGTTTRPMGTPFEFRVKQLPTPTAFVAGANSGTLKKGLIVASGNVIPKMENFDFDLKIQIVSFKMSTIVKGLLKEEVSNSGAFTASQTAMIQGIPTNGKLFFEEIKAKMPDGTTRTLNSIIFKVL; this is encoded by the coding sequence ATGTCAGCAAAAGGGACCCCGAGGCAGAAGATGATTGGTATGATGTATTTGGTGTTAACAGCGTTGTTAGCATTGAACGTATCAAAAGAAATTTTGGATTCATTCATTATTGTAAATGATGGTCTGGAAAAAACCAATGAGAACTTCTCAAAGAAAAACGAAAAGGTGTATTCGGATTTTGATGCCGCAAATACCAAGGATCCTAAAAAGACCGGTCCTTATTATGAGCGTGCTAAGAAGGCTCAAAAAATTTCAGCCGACTTAATTAAGTACATTAAATCTATTAAGACAAAGCTCCTTTCAGAGACTGATAAAATTACCATGGAAACTGCCGATTCTATGCATTTAGAATATTTGCAGTCTAAGGATAATTATACTATTCCTTCTGAAATTATGATTGGCAGTAACCCGGAAACTCCTAAAACAGGGGAGTATACTGCTGCTGATTTAAAATCAAAAATTAATGCTGCGCGTGCAGAGTTTATTAAGTTGTTTGACAACCCACCTGGACAAGAATTGTTTTTACCGGTTGTTAAGCAACAAATGGAAAATAAATTGGGAATGAAAACTCCTGATCCAAAGCCAAAAGAAGGTGAAGTTAGAACTTGGGAAACTACCAATTTTGAGCATATTCCTTTAGCTGCAATTATTACCATTTTATCGGGTATACAAGCAGATGTTAAAAACGCTGAAGCTGATGTTGTGAATCAATTGTTCCAATCAGTAAAAGGACAAGATTTTACTTTTGATAAATTATCTGCAAAAGTAATTGCTAAGTCTAGTTATATTATTGCCGGTGATGAATATAGTGCTGATGTATTATTGGTGGCCTCAAATTCTACAACCAATCCTAAAATTATTGTTGGGGATACTTCTAAATTGAAAACCGGCGGTGAAGGAAAAGAATTGCCTGTTGAAGGTGGATTAGGAAAATACACTATCCGTACAAGCGCCGAAGGTTTGCAAAAATGGAGTGGTGTTATTAAGGTTGAAAAACCAGGACGTCCCGGTGAGTTTGATTCTTATCCTTTTTCATCAGAGTATCAAGTTGCTAAACCAGCTGCTGCAGTTTCAGCTACCAAAATGAATGTATTTTATATTGGGGTAGACAATCCTGTTGATATTAGTGCTGCCGGTGTTGCTCCTGAGAATATCGTTGCTAGTCTTGCTGGTAATGGTGGTACTTTAACTAAATTAAGTAGTGGAAAATACAATGTACGCGTTGTTTCCGGTTCTAATAAGTGCACAATAAGTGTTGGAGCTAAAATGGGAACTACTACACGTCCAATGGGTACACCTTTTGAATTCCGTGTAAAGCAATTACCTACACCAACAGCTTTTGTTGCTGGGGCTAATTCAGGAACTTTGAAGAAAGGATTAATTGTAGCTTCTGGAAACGTAATTCCTAAAATGGAGAATTTTGACTTTGATTTGAAAATTCAAATCGTAAGTTTTAAAATGAGTACCATCGTTAAAGGCTTGTTAAAAGAAGAGGTTTCGAACTCCGGAGCGTTTACTGCTTCACAAACAGCCATGATACAAGGTATTCCTACAAATGGTAAATTGTTTTTTGAAGAAATTAAGGCGAAAATGCCGGATGGAACAACTCGTACTTTGAACTCAATTATTTTTAAAGTTCTATAA
- the gldN gene encoding gliding motility protein GldN, whose product MKKLKLIAVFFFVVMFSLVSKAQTNVLDGVYVKEHTPERKVIPYTYLREADVQWAKRIWRTIDLREKKNHPLYFPTEPINNRKSLSQVILDAILNDGTITAYDGFDDEFKKPLSKAEISAKIAPKSDTTYVDDPENPGNLIPKVVLTEFKPSSIKKYRIKEDWFFDKQRSVMDVRIIGLCALEDKLNDDGSFKALSPMFWIYYPEARYVFANAEVFNRNNDSERRTLEDIIWKRDFSSFVYKEANVYDRDISEYKSGMDALLEAEKIKENIFNYEHDMWEY is encoded by the coding sequence ATGAAAAAGCTAAAATTAATTGCTGTATTCTTTTTTGTAGTGATGTTTTCACTTGTTTCGAAAGCACAAACTAACGTTTTGGATGGTGTTTATGTAAAAGAGCACACACCTGAGCGCAAAGTTATACCTTACACTTATTTGCGAGAAGCCGATGTGCAGTGGGCTAAACGGATTTGGAGAACGATTGATTTAAGAGAAAAGAAAAATCATCCTTTATATTTTCCTACTGAGCCGATTAATAATCGCAAGAGTTTAAGTCAGGTAATTTTGGACGCAATTTTAAACGATGGTACTATTACTGCTTATGATGGTTTTGATGATGAGTTTAAAAAACCTTTATCGAAAGCCGAAATATCAGCTAAGATAGCACCTAAATCAGATACAACTTATGTTGATGATCCTGAAAATCCAGGAAATTTAATTCCAAAAGTTGTTTTGACAGAGTTTAAACCTTCGAGCATTAAGAAGTACAGAATCAAAGAAGATTGGTTTTTTGATAAACAACGTTCTGTAATGGATGTACGTATTATTGGACTTTGTGCTTTGGAAGACAAGTTAAATGATGATGGAAGTTTTAAAGCTTTAAGTCCAATGTTTTGGATTTACTATCCAGAAGCTCGCTATGTTTTTGCTAACGCTGAGGTTTTCAATCGTAACAACGACAGCGAAAGAAGAACATTGGAAGATATTATATGGAAACGCGATTTCTCAAGTTTTGTTTACAAAGAAGCTAACGTTTACGACCGCGATATCAGCGAGTACAAAAGCGGAATGGATGCTTTGCTTGAGGCAGAAAAAATTAAAGAAAATATTTTCAATTACGAACACGACATGTGGGAGTATTAA